A single window of Bacteroidales bacterium DNA harbors:
- the gldF gene encoding gliding motility-associated ABC transporter permease subunit GldF yields the protein MFTLFKKEINNFFSSLIGYLVIIIFLLTNSLFLWIFPGNMNVLDTAYANIDTLFFIAPWVFLFLVPAVTMRLFADEKKSGTIELLLTKPLSDLKIIISKYFAGLVIVIFSLVPSLIYFLSVYLLGNPTGNMDVGGTWGSFIGLFFLASIYVSIGVFSSSITENQIISFLTALILSFFFYIGFEAIGSLNIIENLNDIFIYLSINVHYRSMSRGVIDSRDLIYFISLIFVFILFTKIVLESRKW from the coding sequence ATGTTTACCTTATTTAAGAAAGAAATTAATAACTTTTTCAGTTCGCTTATTGGATACCTTGTAATTATTATTTTTCTACTTACAAACAGTTTGTTTTTATGGATATTCCCCGGGAATATGAATGTGCTTGATACAGCTTATGCAAATATCGACACATTATTTTTTATTGCACCCTGGGTATTTTTATTTTTAGTTCCTGCTGTAACAATGCGTTTGTTTGCTGATGAAAAAAAATCGGGTACTATTGAATTACTTCTAACAAAACCATTATCTGATCTTAAAATAATTATTTCAAAATATTTTGCAGGACTTGTTATTGTAATATTTTCATTAGTTCCATCGTTAATATATTTTTTATCAGTTTATTTACTTGGAAATCCTACAGGTAATATGGATGTTGGTGGAACATGGGGTTCTTTTATCGGCTTATTTTTTCTGGCAAGCATTTATGTTTCAATAGGTGTGTTTTCTTCATCTATAACCGAAAATCAGATTATATCATTTTTAACAGCTTTGATATTATCATTTTTCTTTTATATTGGTTTTGAAGCTATTGGTTCACTTAATATAATTGAAAATTTAAACGATATATTTATTTATCTTAGTATTAATGTTCATTATCGTTCAATGAGTCGTGGTGTAATTGATTCAAGAGACTTGATATATTTTATTAGTTTAATATTTGTTTTTATACTATTTACGAAAATAGTACTTGAAAGCCGAAAATGGTGA